One genomic region from Conexibacter woesei DSM 14684 encodes:
- the paaD gene encoding 1,2-phenylacetyl-CoA epoxidase subunit PaaD codes for MVTREQARAIVAGVPDPEIPVLTIEDLGILRDVAIDDEDGVVVTITPTYSGCPAIDAIADDVRTRLHEQGAERVQVRAVLTPAWTTDWMSEAGRRKLREYGIAPPGRLPLLQLGVACPRCGSLDTRELSRFGATACQAQHVCQACLEPFDRFKPH; via the coding sequence GTGGTGACGCGCGAGCAGGCGCGCGCGATCGTCGCGGGCGTCCCCGACCCGGAGATCCCGGTGTTGACGATCGAGGACCTCGGGATCCTGCGGGACGTCGCGATCGACGACGAGGACGGCGTCGTCGTGACGATCACGCCGACCTACTCCGGCTGCCCGGCGATCGACGCGATCGCCGACGACGTGCGCACGCGGCTGCACGAGCAGGGCGCCGAGCGCGTGCAGGTGCGGGCCGTGCTGACGCCGGCGTGGACGACCGACTGGATGAGCGAGGCCGGCAGACGCAAGCTGCGCGAGTACGGGATCGCGCCGCCGGGGCGCCTGCCGCTGCTCCAACTCGGCGTCGCCTGCCCGCGCTGCGGCTCGCTCGACACGCGCGAGCTGTCGCGCTTCGGCGCGACCGCGTGCCAGGCGCAGCACGTCTGCCAGGCGTGCCTGGAGCCGTTCGACCGATTCAAGCCCCACTGA
- a CDS encoding RidA family protein, with protein sequence MSAEERMRALGLELPAPFAPVGAYVAARRAGDQLHVSGQGPLLPGGGFVRGKVGAELTLEQAQEAARLAALSALATMRDALGTLDRVVAIARVVGYVNCAPGFNATPAVLDGCSKLLLDALGEAGRHARSAIGVAELPFDIAVEVDLTAVVAD encoded by the coding sequence GTGAGCGCCGAGGAGCGCATGCGCGCGCTGGGTCTGGAGCTGCCGGCTCCGTTCGCGCCCGTCGGCGCGTACGTCGCGGCGCGGCGCGCGGGCGACCAGCTGCACGTCTCCGGACAGGGGCCGCTGCTCCCCGGCGGCGGCTTCGTGCGCGGCAAGGTCGGCGCCGAGCTGACGCTGGAGCAGGCGCAGGAGGCCGCGCGGCTGGCCGCGCTCAGCGCGCTCGCGACGATGCGCGACGCGCTCGGGACGCTCGACCGTGTCGTCGCGATCGCGCGCGTCGTCGGCTACGTCAACTGCGCGCCCGGCTTCAACGCCACCCCGGCCGTCCTCGACGGCTGCTCGAAGCTGCTGCTCGACGCGCTCGGCGAGGCCGGGCGCCACGCGCGCTCGGCGATCGGCGTCGCTGAGCTGCCGTTCGACATCGCCGTCGAGGTCGACCTCACCGCCGTCGTCGCGGACTGA
- the paaB gene encoding 1,2-phenylacetyl-CoA epoxidase subunit PaaB: MSGERHGWPLWEVFVRPRRGLSHQHVGSLHAPDEEMAVRNARDLYTRRQEGVSIWVVPTAQVTASSPDEKDAFFDPAADKAYRHPTFYEVPEGVQHL, translated from the coding sequence GTGAGCGGCGAGCGGCACGGCTGGCCGCTGTGGGAGGTCTTCGTGCGTCCCAGACGCGGCCTCTCGCACCAGCACGTCGGCAGCCTCCACGCGCCCGACGAGGAGATGGCGGTGCGCAACGCGCGCGACCTCTACACGCGGCGCCAGGAAGGCGTCTCGATCTGGGTCGTCCCGACGGCCCAGGTGACCGCCTCCTCGCCCGACGAGAAGGACGCCTTCTTCGACCCAGCGGCCGACAAGGCGTACCGCCACCCGACGTTCTACGAGGTCCCGGAGGGAGTGCAGCACCTGTGA
- the paaN gene encoding phenylacetic acid degradation protein PaaN yields the protein MTVPAPAVETSAEQLVERHRATLDAAVAAIAERGWWSPYAEVPKAYGENALAEGRAAFEAYLGTPFPLDQLGTLEQVGDERSPYGPRLGVTYPRPDVDVLLAAMREAIPAWRDAGAEQRAAVVLEILARLNARSAEIAEAVMHTTGQAPAMAFQAGAPHAQDRALEAVAWAVAEMRRIPSDALWVKPQGKRPPLRMHKRFTVVPRGIALVIGCNTFPTWNGYPGLFASLVCGNPVVVKPSSRAILPLAITVAVAREVLAEAGFSPDLVALAAGRADERLAAELALRPEVRIVDYTGSTGFGEWLEREARQAAVFTEKAGVNTVVIDSTDDYAGMLANLAFTLSLYSGQMCTTTQNLLVPAGGIETDQGPKTFEQVGADLAAAIDGLLGDVGRATAILGAIVSPAIAERLERADTLGDVVLASRRIEHPQFPDADVRTPALVAVSGPQAPAASEEQFGPIALLVPTGSTAESLATLRRTVREHGAITAGVYSTDEAVLAATEEVALEVGVALSANLTQGVYVNQSAAYSDFHGTALNPAANASLADAAFVAPRFGVVQSRRHVEEEG from the coding sequence ATGACCGTGCCCGCACCTGCAGTGGAGACCAGCGCGGAGCAGCTGGTCGAGCGTCATCGCGCGACGCTCGACGCGGCCGTCGCCGCGATCGCCGAGCGCGGCTGGTGGTCGCCGTACGCCGAGGTGCCGAAGGCGTACGGGGAGAACGCGCTCGCGGAGGGGAGAGCCGCGTTCGAGGCCTACCTCGGCACGCCGTTCCCACTCGACCAGTTGGGCACGCTTGAGCAGGTCGGCGACGAGCGCTCGCCGTACGGTCCGCGGCTCGGCGTCACCTACCCGCGTCCCGACGTCGACGTCCTCCTCGCCGCGATGCGGGAGGCGATCCCCGCCTGGCGCGACGCCGGCGCCGAGCAGCGCGCGGCGGTCGTGCTGGAGATCCTCGCGCGCCTCAACGCGCGTTCGGCCGAGATCGCCGAGGCGGTCATGCACACGACCGGCCAGGCGCCGGCGATGGCGTTCCAGGCCGGTGCTCCGCATGCGCAGGATCGTGCGCTGGAGGCGGTCGCGTGGGCGGTCGCCGAGATGCGGCGGATCCCGTCCGACGCGCTGTGGGTCAAGCCGCAGGGCAAGCGCCCGCCGCTGCGGATGCACAAGCGCTTCACGGTCGTCCCGCGCGGCATCGCGCTCGTGATCGGCTGCAACACCTTCCCGACGTGGAACGGCTACCCGGGCCTGTTCGCCAGCCTCGTCTGCGGCAACCCCGTCGTCGTCAAGCCGAGCAGCCGCGCGATCCTGCCGCTCGCGATCACCGTCGCGGTCGCCCGCGAGGTGCTCGCCGAGGCCGGCTTCTCGCCCGATCTGGTCGCGCTCGCCGCCGGCCGCGCCGACGAGCGGCTCGCGGCCGAGCTGGCGCTGCGCCCCGAGGTGCGGATCGTCGACTACACCGGCTCGACCGGCTTCGGCGAGTGGCTCGAGCGTGAGGCGCGCCAAGCCGCCGTATTCACCGAGAAGGCGGGCGTCAACACGGTCGTGATCGACTCGACCGACGACTACGCCGGCATGCTCGCGAACCTCGCCTTCACGCTCTCGCTCTACAGCGGCCAGATGTGCACGACGACGCAGAACCTGCTCGTGCCGGCCGGTGGGATCGAGACCGACCAGGGGCCGAAGACGTTCGAGCAGGTCGGCGCCGACCTCGCCGCAGCGATCGACGGTCTGCTCGGCGACGTCGGCCGCGCGACGGCGATCCTCGGCGCGATCGTCAGCCCCGCGATCGCCGAGCGGCTCGAGCGCGCCGACACGCTCGGCGACGTCGTGCTCGCCTCGCGCCGGATCGAGCACCCGCAGTTCCCCGACGCGGACGTCCGCACGCCGGCGCTCGTCGCCGTCTCCGGGCCGCAGGCGCCCGCGGCGAGCGAGGAGCAGTTCGGCCCGATCGCGCTGCTCGTGCCGACCGGCTCGACCGCGGAGAGCCTCGCGACGCTGCGGCGGACCGTGCGCGAGCACGGCGCGATCACCGCCGGCGTCTACAGCACCGACGAGGCGGTCCTCGCGGCGACCGAGGAGGTCGCGCTGGAGGTCGGCGTCGCGCTGTCGGCCAACCTCACGCAGGGCGTCTACGTCAACCAGTCGGCGGCGTACTCGGACTTCCACGGGACGGCGCTGAACCCGGCCGCGAACGCGTCGCTCGCCGACGCCGCCTTCGTCGCGCCGCGCTTCGGCGTCGTCCAGTCGCGCCGCCACGTGGAGGAGGAGGGGTGA
- the paaC gene encoding 1,2-phenylacetyl-CoA epoxidase subunit PaaC, translating to MNDVATYALRLGDDALILSQRLAWWSARAPELEEDLALTNVALDLLGQARPLLARAGELEGRGRDEDALAYLRGEREFLNLLIVELPDRDFAEAIARLLLFSTFQLARCEALTGSADELIAGVAAKAVKEVAYHRDHAVRWTLRLGDGTEESHARMQAAIERLWPYAHEPFAADELDLRMAGEGVGVDPATLRDGWRAFVAETLGRATLGVPADGWAPSGGRRGEHTEGFGFLLAELQSLHRAHVGATW from the coding sequence GTGAATGACGTGGCCACATACGCGCTGCGGCTCGGCGACGACGCGCTGATCCTCTCGCAGCGGCTGGCGTGGTGGTCCGCGCGCGCGCCGGAGCTGGAGGAGGACCTTGCGCTGACGAACGTCGCGCTCGACCTGCTCGGTCAGGCGCGGCCGCTGCTCGCGCGCGCAGGTGAGCTGGAAGGGCGCGGCCGCGACGAGGACGCGCTCGCCTACCTGCGCGGCGAGCGCGAGTTCCTCAACCTGCTGATCGTCGAGCTGCCCGACCGCGACTTCGCCGAGGCGATCGCGCGGCTGCTGCTGTTCTCGACCTTTCAGCTGGCGCGCTGCGAGGCGCTCACCGGGTCGGCCGACGAGCTGATCGCCGGCGTCGCCGCGAAGGCGGTCAAGGAGGTCGCCTACCACCGCGACCACGCCGTCCGCTGGACGCTGCGGCTCGGCGACGGGACGGAGGAGAGCCACGCGCGGATGCAGGCGGCGATCGAGCGGCTGTGGCCCTACGCGCACGAGCCGTTCGCGGCCGACGAGCTGGACCTGCGGATGGCGGGCGAGGGCGTCGGCGTCGACCCCGCGACGCTGCGCGACGGCTGGCGCGCGTTCGTCGCCGAGACGCTCGGCCGCGCGACGCTCGGCGTCCCGGCAGACGGCTGGGCGCCGAGCGGCGGCCGGCGCGGCGAGCACACGGAGGGCTTCGGCTTCCTGCTGGCGGAGCTGCAGAGCCTGCACCGCGCGCACGTGGGGGCGACGTGGTGA
- the paaE gene encoding 1,2-phenylacetyl-CoA epoxidase subunit PaaE has protein sequence MELHPLRVAEVAPVTDDSVAITFDVPDELRDAYDFAHGQHLVLVREAGGEELRRTYSICAPAGSGTLRVAVKRLEGGAFSSWAHSDLRAGDVLDVMTPGGRFTTALDPAHRRRYAAIAAGSGITPILSIAATILEREPDSEVALAYGNRTSGSIMFLEELEDLKDRHPQRFQLFHVLSREPQPAELLSGRLDRERLARFFDTLLLPDEVDEWFLCGPLELIEGARALLRERGVPGERIHREVFHADRPAPAARAAAARAAAAGDGRAQTEGAATVTAVLGGRASTLSVPRAGETILDALLAVRSDAPYACKGGVCGTCRCRVVAGETRMDLSYALEEAEIDSGFVLACQAHPVSDTVTVDFDQ, from the coding sequence ATGGAGCTGCATCCGCTGCGGGTCGCCGAGGTCGCGCCCGTCACCGACGACAGCGTCGCGATCACGTTCGACGTGCCCGACGAGCTGCGCGACGCCTACGACTTCGCGCACGGCCAGCACCTCGTGCTCGTGCGCGAGGCGGGCGGCGAGGAGCTGCGCCGCACCTACTCGATCTGCGCGCCCGCCGGCTCGGGGACGTTGCGCGTCGCTGTCAAGCGGCTCGAAGGCGGCGCGTTCTCCAGCTGGGCGCACAGCGACCTGCGCGCGGGCGACGTGCTCGACGTGATGACGCCCGGCGGGCGCTTCACGACCGCGCTGGACCCGGCCCACCGCAGGCGCTACGCGGCGATCGCCGCCGGCAGCGGCATCACGCCGATCCTCTCGATCGCCGCGACGATCCTCGAACGCGAGCCGGACAGCGAGGTCGCGCTCGCCTACGGCAACCGCACGAGCGGCTCGATCATGTTCCTCGAGGAGCTGGAGGACCTGAAGGACCGCCACCCGCAGCGCTTCCAGCTGTTCCACGTGCTCTCGCGCGAGCCGCAGCCGGCCGAGCTGTTGTCCGGCCGGCTCGACCGCGAGCGGCTGGCGCGCTTCTTCGACACGTTGCTGCTGCCCGACGAGGTCGACGAGTGGTTCCTGTGCGGCCCGCTGGAGCTGATCGAGGGCGCCCGCGCGCTGCTGCGCGAGCGCGGCGTGCCCGGCGAGCGGATCCATCGCGAGGTCTTCCACGCCGACCGCCCGGCGCCCGCGGCCCGCGCCGCCGCAGCCCGCGCCGCCGCCGCGGGCGACGGGCGTGCGCAGACGGAGGGCGCGGCGACCGTCACCGCCGTGCTCGGCGGGCGCGCGTCGACGCTGTCGGTGCCGCGCGCGGGGGAGACGATCCTCGACGCGCTGCTGGCCGTCCGCAGCGACGCTCCCTACGCGTGCAAGGGCGGCGTCTGCGGCACCTGCCGCTGCCGCGTCGTCGCGGGCGAGACGCGGATGGACCTCTCGTACGCGCTGGAGGAGGCGGAGATCGACAGCGGGTTCGTGCTCGCCTGCCAGGCGCATCCGGTCAGCGACACGGTGACGGTCGACTTCGACCAGTGA
- a CDS encoding FadR/GntR family transcriptional regulator — MSAERSAQPASAFVEPVTTERTFEQAISHVVDGIERNRLREGDRLPNESELAEQLAISKPTLRQALRVLERAGLIAVKRGAGGGIFLATDLIPFDLINSYVASEEHQVVEVLVARRVVETGVARLAALAATEEDLDEIQRTIDLLERHRGNRALVMRADAAFHRAVSRACHNRALQAAMRSLGNDIAPIRDAYRGGAEEDELTLDVHRRQLHVMRLRDADALAPILDEHFRMLENAFAEAIGSSWDALFGAVVAAPPAADR, encoded by the coding sequence ATGTCCGCCGAGCGCTCCGCCCAGCCCGCGTCCGCCTTCGTCGAGCCCGTGACGACGGAGCGCACCTTCGAGCAGGCGATCAGCCATGTCGTGGACGGCATCGAGCGCAACCGTCTGCGCGAAGGCGACCGCCTGCCGAACGAGTCCGAGCTGGCCGAGCAGCTGGCGATCTCCAAGCCGACGCTGCGGCAGGCGCTGCGCGTGCTGGAGCGGGCAGGGCTGATCGCCGTCAAGCGCGGCGCGGGCGGCGGGATCTTCCTCGCGACCGACCTGATCCCGTTCGACCTGATCAACTCCTACGTCGCGTCCGAGGAGCATCAGGTCGTCGAGGTGCTGGTCGCCCGCCGCGTCGTCGAGACGGGCGTCGCGCGGCTCGCCGCGCTCGCGGCGACCGAGGAGGACCTCGACGAGATCCAGCGCACGATCGACCTGCTCGAACGCCACCGCGGCAACCGCGCGCTCGTGATGCGCGCCGACGCGGCGTTCCACCGCGCTGTCAGCCGCGCCTGTCACAACCGCGCGCTGCAGGCCGCGATGCGGTCGCTCGGCAACGACATCGCCCCGATCCGCGACGCCTACCGCGGCGGGGCGGAGGAGGACGAGCTCACGCTCGACGTCCACCGTCGCCAGCTGCACGTGATGCGGTTGCGCGACGCGGACGCGCTCGCCCCGATCCTGGACGAGCACTTCCGGATGCTGGAGAACGCGTTCGCGGAGGCGATCGGATCGAGCTGGGACGCGCTGTTCGGGGCGGTCGTCGCCGCTCCGCCGGCCGCGGACCGCTGA
- a CDS encoding hydantoinase/oxoprolinase N-terminal domain-containing protein: protein MRVGLEIGDGVSAAAVDAHGRVVATAALASGCDVERDVAAAVGALVGPDLAASAIGEVMLATPFATEAAHERTALARVAVVRVGTPSTAIPPLGTWPAPLRAAVSAGEAVVAGGRELDGTPSVALDLAAARGFLLACGSVDAVAVSGVFSLVEPADELRVAELARELLGAVPVSLSHQLGALGLLARENVTVLNAALTSVVSDVTDALRAGLATVGVAARTHLVQGDGTLMTAEYARHHPALTIGGPVASGVRGAGVLSGLDGALVCDAGAGETTIARLTGGAPEADSGALTVEGVVTNLRTPEVADAHGTLAEQIDSMKQSSADERLIVVGPHGPLVPGELPGVSEVVRPRHSAFARAVGAATAPVGATAECVFARTADPATRRAAASAAATDRAVLAGADPGTVVVQEYEEVPFSYLPNLALSVRVSTVGRPLR from the coding sequence ATGCGCGTCGGCTTGGAGATCGGCGACGGCGTCAGCGCCGCGGCGGTCGACGCGCACGGGCGGGTCGTCGCGACCGCGGCGCTCGCGTCCGGCTGCGACGTCGAGCGCGACGTCGCGGCCGCGGTCGGCGCGCTGGTCGGCCCGGACCTGGCCGCCTCCGCGATCGGCGAGGTGATGCTGGCGACGCCGTTCGCGACGGAGGCGGCGCACGAGCGGACGGCGCTCGCACGCGTGGCGGTGGTCCGCGTCGGCACGCCGTCGACCGCGATCCCGCCGCTCGGCACGTGGCCCGCGCCGCTGCGTGCGGCGGTGTCCGCGGGCGAGGCAGTCGTCGCCGGCGGGCGCGAGCTCGACGGAACGCCGAGCGTCGCGCTCGACCTCGCGGCGGCACGCGGCTTCCTGCTCGCCTGCGGTTCCGTGGACGCCGTGGCGGTCAGCGGCGTCTTCAGCCTCGTCGAGCCGGCCGACGAGCTGCGCGTGGCCGAGCTGGCGCGCGAGCTGCTCGGCGCGGTGCCGGTCTCGCTCAGCCACCAGCTCGGCGCGCTGGGGCTGCTCGCGCGCGAGAACGTGACGGTCCTCAATGCCGCCCTGACCAGCGTCGTGAGCGACGTCACCGACGCGCTGCGCGCCGGTCTCGCGACCGTCGGCGTCGCGGCGCGCACGCACCTCGTGCAGGGCGACGGAACGCTGATGACGGCCGAGTACGCGCGCCATCATCCGGCGCTGACGATCGGCGGCCCGGTCGCGAGCGGCGTGCGCGGCGCGGGGGTCCTGAGCGGCCTCGACGGCGCGCTCGTCTGCGACGCCGGTGCCGGCGAGACGACGATCGCCCGGCTGACGGGCGGCGCCCCGGAGGCCGACAGCGGCGCGCTGACGGTCGAGGGGGTCGTGACGAACCTGCGCACCCCGGAGGTCGCGGACGCGCACGGCACGCTCGCCGAGCAGATCGACAGCATGAAGCAGAGCAGCGCCGACGAGCGGCTGATCGTCGTCGGCCCGCACGGCCCGCTCGTGCCGGGCGAGCTGCCCGGGGTGAGCGAGGTCGTGCGCCCGCGGCACAGCGCGTTCGCCCGCGCCGTCGGCGCCGCGACCGCGCCGGTCGGCGCGACCGCCGAGTGCGTCTTCGCGCGCACCGCCGATCCCGCGACGCGGCGCGCCGCGGCGTCGGCTGCCGCGACGGACCGCGCCGTGCTCGCCGGGGCCGATCCCGGGACCGTCGTCGTGCAGGAGTACGAGGAGGTGCCGTTCAGCTACCTCCCGAACCTCGCGCTGAGCGTCCGCGTCAGCACGGTCGGGCGGCCCCTCAGGTAG
- the paaA gene encoding 1,2-phenylacetyl-CoA epoxidase subunit PaaA: MIADAALVEAFEATIAADERIEPRDWMPDDYRATLVRQIAQHAHSEIIGMQPEGNWITRAPSLRRKAILMAKVQDEAGHGAYLYSAAETLGVSRDELTEQLLTGRQKYSSIFNYPTLTWADMGAIGWLVDGAAIVNQVPITRCSYGPYARAMVRICKEESFHQRQGFEILHALARGTEAQRAMAQDAVDRWWWPSLMMFGPPDDESPHSAQSMAWGIKRFSNDELRQRFVDMAVPQAESLTLTLPDAELRWNEQRGHYDFGPIDWDEFWTVVKGNGPCNRQRMEHRRAAHADGAWVREAAAAYAAKQDARRVAA, from the coding sequence GTGATCGCCGACGCTGCGCTCGTCGAGGCGTTCGAGGCGACGATCGCCGCCGATGAGCGGATCGAGCCGCGCGACTGGATGCCCGACGACTACCGCGCGACGCTCGTGCGCCAGATCGCCCAGCACGCGCACTCGGAGATCATCGGGATGCAGCCGGAGGGCAACTGGATCACGCGCGCGCCGTCGCTGCGGCGCAAGGCGATCCTGATGGCGAAGGTGCAGGACGAGGCCGGCCACGGCGCCTACCTCTACTCCGCCGCCGAGACGCTCGGTGTCAGCCGCGACGAGCTGACCGAGCAGCTGCTCACCGGCCGCCAGAAGTACTCGTCGATCTTCAACTACCCGACGCTGACGTGGGCCGACATGGGCGCGATCGGCTGGCTCGTCGACGGCGCCGCGATCGTCAACCAGGTGCCGATCACGCGCTGCTCCTACGGGCCGTACGCGCGCGCGATGGTGCGCATCTGCAAGGAGGAGAGCTTCCACCAGCGGCAGGGCTTCGAGATCCTGCACGCGCTCGCACGCGGGACCGAGGCGCAGCGCGCGATGGCGCAGGACGCCGTCGACCGCTGGTGGTGGCCGTCGCTGATGATGTTCGGCCCGCCCGACGACGAGTCGCCGCACTCGGCGCAGTCGATGGCGTGGGGGATCAAGCGCTTCAGCAACGACGAGCTGCGCCAGCGCTTCGTCGACATGGCCGTGCCGCAGGCGGAGTCGCTGACGTTGACGCTGCCCGACGCCGAGCTGCGCTGGAACGAGCAGCGCGGCCACTACGACTTCGGTCCGATCGACTGGGACGAGTTCTGGACGGTCGTGAAGGGGAACGGGCCGTGCAACCGGCAGCGGATGGAGCACCGCCGCGCCGCCCACGCCGACGGCGCCTGGGTGCGCGAGGCCGCGGCCGCCTACGCCGCGAAGCAGGATGCGCGGCGGGTGGCGGCGTGA
- the pcaF gene encoding 3-oxoadipyl-CoA thiolase: MHDAYLVTGVRTPIGRYGGALASVRPDDLAALAIRALLDRAGAVDPAAIDEVVLGCANQAGEDNRNVARMAALLAGLPASVPGTTVNRLCGSGLDAVLIAARQVRTGEADLVVAGGVESMSRAPFVLPKTAEPFSRHAEIHDTTIGWRFVNEQLAHAFGTDSMPETAENVAADFGVSRADQDAFAARSQERAARAQENGRLAREIVAVPIPQRKGDDLLVERDEHPRPTTVEALARLRTPFRTDGSVTAGNASGVNDGAAALLIASGAAVDRFGLEPLARVTAGATAGVAPRVMGIGPVPATRRLLALTGRTIADYDVVELNEAFAAQALAVLRQLGLPDDAGHVNPNGGAIALGHPLGMSGARLALTAAHELRERGGRRALCTMCVGVGQGIAAELEVA; the protein is encoded by the coding sequence ATGCACGACGCCTATCTCGTGACCGGCGTGCGGACCCCGATCGGCCGCTACGGCGGCGCGCTCGCGAGCGTCCGCCCCGACGACCTCGCCGCGCTCGCGATCCGCGCGCTGCTCGACCGCGCCGGCGCCGTCGACCCCGCCGCGATCGACGAGGTCGTGCTCGGCTGCGCCAACCAGGCGGGCGAGGACAACCGCAACGTCGCGCGAATGGCGGCGCTGCTGGCCGGCCTGCCCGCGAGCGTTCCGGGCACGACGGTCAACCGCCTCTGCGGCTCCGGCCTCGACGCCGTCCTGATCGCCGCGCGTCAGGTCCGCACCGGCGAGGCCGACCTCGTCGTCGCCGGCGGCGTCGAGTCGATGAGCCGGGCGCCGTTCGTGCTGCCGAAGACCGCGGAGCCGTTCTCGCGCCACGCCGAGATCCACGACACGACGATCGGCTGGCGCTTCGTCAACGAGCAGCTCGCGCACGCGTTCGGGACCGACTCGATGCCGGAGACGGCCGAGAACGTCGCCGCCGACTTCGGCGTCTCGCGCGCCGACCAGGACGCGTTCGCGGCGCGCTCGCAGGAGCGTGCGGCGCGCGCACAGGAGAACGGCCGTCTGGCGCGCGAGATCGTCGCCGTGCCGATCCCGCAGCGCAAGGGCGACGACCTGCTCGTCGAGCGCGACGAGCACCCGCGACCGACGACGGTCGAGGCGCTGGCGAGGCTGCGCACGCCGTTCCGCACGGACGGCAGCGTCACGGCCGGCAACGCGTCGGGCGTCAACGACGGCGCCGCCGCGCTGCTGATCGCCTCCGGTGCGGCGGTCGATCGATTCGGCCTGGAACCGCTCGCGCGCGTGACGGCCGGCGCGACCGCAGGCGTCGCCCCGCGCGTGATGGGGATCGGGCCGGTCCCGGCGACGCGCAGGCTGCTCGCGCTGACCGGGCGGACGATCGCCGACTACGACGTCGTCGAGCTGAACGAGGCGTTCGCCGCGCAGGCGCTCGCGGTGCTGCGGCAGCTGGGCCTCCCCGACGACGCCGGCCACGTCAACCCCAACGGCGGCGCGATCGCGCTCGGGCATCCGCTCGGGATGAGCGGCGCGCGGCTGGCGCTGACCGCCGCGCACGAGCTGCGCGAGCGCGGCGGAAGACGAGCCCTCTGCACGATGTGCGTCGGCGTCGGTCAGGGGATCGCGGCCGAGCTGGAAGTCGCCTGA
- a CDS encoding PucR family transcriptional regulator, whose protein sequence is MAAIDDLLHAPDVRRLVRPVPLTPPGPGRTVSSVTVVADVAALARAEPGALAILTGAASAATMGCRLDMLVRTAADRELSGIVVLQDESSVLDPAVEAIARRGRIRLLCAEPQTDLAALVVALHRELAGGADRALQRAAGALRALRAAVARGEDADALLSAVGDVLGVRPELREPTAVDASASLLVEGQVEGAVVIPRDDEREESIARELSLELVAGAVARAIEHERHTRDAPGQPRADFLTEFLAVDAHRAERLIDRAAALGLRLDAWHTVVRLEVEHPGDDELAAYETMRSIERTTLASARAAGGVWHRARSGTALLLLRMDRRDPGPHGARESVRLAGEIVAATGRRHPGVTLRCGVGSPHSGAAGLRRSAGEARMALSSHDDAHDDATPAVTSFDSMGMRRILLEWAATTTAADTIDLLLAPLDELGPRRADEAIRTLSAYLDGRGSLANTAATLHLHRNSLAYRIRKIVERIDVDLDDPEQWLALQLACRARLLAAGAPT, encoded by the coding sequence ATGGCGGCGATCGACGACCTGCTCCACGCCCCCGACGTGCGGCGCCTGGTGCGACCCGTCCCGCTCACGCCGCCCGGCCCCGGCCGCACGGTCTCGTCGGTCACGGTCGTCGCGGACGTCGCCGCGCTGGCGCGCGCCGAGCCCGGCGCGCTCGCGATCCTGACCGGCGCGGCGTCGGCCGCGACGATGGGCTGCCGGCTCGACATGCTCGTCCGCACGGCGGCCGATCGCGAGCTGTCCGGCATCGTCGTGCTGCAGGACGAGTCGTCGGTGCTCGACCCGGCGGTTGAGGCGATCGCGCGCCGCGGACGGATCCGGCTGCTGTGCGCCGAGCCGCAGACGGATCTCGCCGCCCTCGTCGTCGCGCTCCACCGCGAGCTGGCCGGCGGGGCCGACCGCGCGCTGCAGCGCGCCGCCGGCGCGCTGCGCGCGCTGCGCGCCGCCGTCGCGCGCGGCGAGGACGCCGACGCGCTGCTGTCCGCGGTCGGCGACGTGCTCGGCGTGCGGCCGGAGCTGCGCGAGCCGACTGCGGTCGACGCGAGCGCCTCGCTGCTGGTGGAGGGACAGGTCGAGGGCGCCGTCGTGATCCCGCGCGACGACGAGCGGGAGGAGTCGATCGCGCGCGAGCTGTCGTTGGAGCTGGTCGCAGGCGCGGTCGCCCGCGCGATCGAGCACGAGCGGCACACGCGCGACGCGCCCGGCCAGCCGCGCGCCGACTTCCTGACCGAGTTCCTCGCCGTCGACGCCCACCGTGCCGAGCGGCTGATCGACCGGGCGGCCGCGCTCGGCCTCCGCCTCGACGCCTGGCACACGGTCGTGCGCCTGGAGGTCGAGCACCCCGGCGACGACGAGCTGGCGGCCTACGAGACGATGCGGTCGATCGAGCGGACGACGCTCGCGAGCGCCCGCGCGGCGGGCGGCGTCTGGCACCGCGCGCGGTCCGGCACTGCCCTGCTGCTGCTGCGGATGGATCGGCGCGACCCCGGTCCGCACGGAGCGCGCGAGTCGGTCAGGCTCGCCGGCGAGATCGTCGCCGCGACCGGCCGGCGCCATCCCGGCGTCACGCTGCGCTGCGGCGTCGGCTCGCCGCACAGCGGCGCCGCCGGCCTGCGCCGCTCGGCCGGCGAGGCGCGGATGGCGCTCTCCTCGCACGACGACGCGCACGATGACGCGACGCCGGCGGTGACGAGCTTCGACAGCATGGGGATGCGGCGGATCCTGCTCGAATGGGCGGCGACGACGACGGCCGCCGACACGATCGACCTGCTGCTCGCGCCGCTCGACGAGCTGGGGCCTCGCCGCGCGGACGAGGCGATCCGGACGCTGTCGGCGTATCTCGACGGCCGCGGCTCGCTCGCGAACACCGCGGCGACGCTGCACCTCCACCGCAACTCGCTCGCCTACCGGATCCGCAAGATCGTCGAGCGGATCGACGTCGACCTCGACGATCCCGAGCAGTGGCTCGCGCTGCAGCTCGCCTGCCGCGCGCGACTGCTCGCCGCCGGCGCGCCTACCTGA